One window of Gloeothece citriformis PCC 7424 genomic DNA carries:
- a CDS encoding NAD(P)H-quinone oxidoreductase subunit 5 yields the protein MESLYSYAWLIPVLPLIGAVVVGSGLISVNQATNRLRQVNSIFVVSLSGAAMVFSFALLWSQIQGHESYTQMIEWAAAGNFNLKMGYVIDHISALMLVIVTTVAFLVMIYTDGYMAHDPGYVRFYSYLSLFASSMLGLVISPNLVQVYVFWELVGMCSYLLIGFWFDRKSAADACQKAFVTNRVGDFGLLLGMLGLYWATNSFDFEVMGDRLQELVSSGALSGALAALFAVLVFLGPVAKSAQFPLHVWLPDAMEGPTPISALIHAATMVAAGVFLIARMYPVFEQIPAAMTVIAWTGAFTAFLGATIALTQNDIKKGLAYSTMSQLGYMVMAMGIGGYAAGLFHLMTHAYFKAMLFLDSGSVIHGMEGVVGHDPIVSQDMRVMGGLRKYMPITALTFLIGTLAICGIPPFAGFWSKDEILHLAFEANPLLWGVGWLTAGLTAFYMFRMYFMTFEGDFKGNDLEMRKYVQTHRGLPLAQPAFGPGAMDVRELEHEADQDDHDHDHGHGHSHSPHESPLTMTLPLMILAVPSTLLGLIGRPWENYFEEFIYPPGEIIEEAAHHFNWNEFYIMGGSSVGIALIGITLASFMYLYKKIDPAAIAEKVPSLYKLSLNKWYFDEIYDRLFIRGSRRLARQIMEVDYRVIDGAVNLTGLATIISGEGLKYLENGRAQFYALIVFAAVLGFVIVFSVV from the coding sequence ATGGAATCACTCTATAGTTATGCTTGGCTGATCCCTGTTCTCCCCTTAATTGGAGCAGTGGTCGTCGGCAGTGGTTTAATCTCTGTAAATCAAGCGACAAATCGTCTTCGACAAGTCAACTCCATCTTTGTAGTGTCCTTATCAGGGGCGGCGATGGTGTTTTCTTTTGCCCTGTTGTGGAGTCAAATTCAGGGTCATGAGAGTTATACTCAAATGATTGAATGGGCAGCCGCAGGGAATTTTAATCTAAAAATGGGGTATGTGATCGATCACATCAGCGCCCTGATGTTAGTGATTGTCACTACCGTAGCCTTTTTAGTGATGATCTACACCGACGGATATATGGCCCACGATCCGGGTTATGTCCGTTTCTATTCCTATTTGAGTTTATTTGCCTCTTCGATGTTAGGTCTGGTGATAAGTCCTAACTTGGTGCAAGTTTACGTCTTCTGGGAATTGGTGGGGATGTGTTCTTATCTGCTGATTGGGTTCTGGTTTGACCGCAAATCAGCCGCAGACGCTTGTCAAAAAGCCTTTGTGACCAACCGGGTAGGAGACTTCGGCTTACTGTTGGGAATGCTTGGGTTATACTGGGCAACCAATAGCTTTGATTTTGAAGTCATGGGCGATCGCCTACAAGAATTAGTCTCCTCTGGGGCGTTAAGTGGCGCATTAGCGGCGTTATTTGCGGTGTTGGTCTTTTTAGGCCCTGTGGCTAAATCGGCTCAATTTCCCCTTCATGTGTGGCTACCGGATGCGATGGAAGGCCCTACCCCCATTTCTGCTCTGATTCACGCAGCAACGATGGTGGCCGCAGGAGTCTTTTTAATCGCCCGGATGTATCCTGTCTTTGAGCAAATTCCGGCAGCGATGACGGTTATTGCTTGGACTGGAGCATTTACCGCCTTTTTAGGAGCAACGATCGCTCTAACTCAAAATGACATCAAAAAGGGTTTAGCTTACTCCACCATGTCCCAATTAGGATACATGGTCATGGCCATGGGAATTGGCGGTTACGCCGCCGGGTTATTCCACCTGATGACCCATGCTTACTTTAAAGCAATGTTATTCCTCGATTCTGGGTCAGTGATTCACGGAATGGAGGGGGTTGTCGGTCATGATCCGATTGTTTCCCAAGATATGCGGGTAATGGGAGGATTAAGAAAATATATGCCCATTACTGCTCTCACCTTTTTGATCGGAACGTTGGCCATTTGTGGAATTCCGCCTTTTGCTGGTTTCTGGTCAAAAGATGAAATTCTTCACCTCGCCTTTGAAGCTAACCCTCTCTTATGGGGTGTGGGTTGGTTAACCGCAGGACTCACGGCGTTTTATATGTTCCGGATGTATTTCATGACCTTTGAAGGCGACTTTAAAGGAAATGATCTCGAAATGCGGAAATATGTTCAAACTCATCGAGGATTACCCTTAGCACAACCGGCTTTTGGCCCTGGTGCGATGGATGTTAGAGAATTAGAGCATGAAGCTGATCAAGACGATCACGATCACGATCATGGCCATGGTCATAGTCATTCTCCCCATGAGTCTCCTTTGACAATGACTTTACCGTTGATGATCTTGGCCGTTCCTTCTACCCTCCTTGGATTGATTGGTAGACCTTGGGAAAATTACTTTGAAGAGTTTATTTATCCCCCCGGAGAAATTATCGAAGAAGCTGCCCATCATTTCAACTGGAATGAGTTTTATATTATGGGTGGATCTTCTGTGGGAATTGCCTTAATTGGCATTACTCTCGCTTCTTTTATGTATCTATACAAGAAGATCGATCCGGCTGCGATCGCCGAGAAAGTCCCCTCCCTCTACAAACTCTCCCTCAATAAGTGGTACTTCGACGAGATTTACGATCGCCTTTTTATCCGGGGTTCTCGTCGTTTAGCTCGTCAGATCATGGAAGTAGACTATCGGGTGATCGATGGAGCAGTCAATTTAACTGGACTAGCTACGATTATTAGTGGTGAAGGGTTAAAGTATTTAGAAAACGGTCGCGCTCAATTTTACGCTTTAATTGTTTTTGCTGCGGTTTTGGGTTTTGTGATTGTGTTTAGCGTGGTTTAA